A genomic window from Pecten maximus chromosome 4, xPecMax1.1, whole genome shotgun sequence includes:
- the LOC117326557 gene encoding kynurenine/alpha-aminoadipate aminotransferase, mitochondrial-like — MVEPSLSNPKSDAGGMNPDILRHILSRWRPEDAKDPSSDIPKLLYCVPTGGNPTGSGLTLERKQEIYRLAQEYDLMILEDDPYYYIQFTEPLVPSFLSLDVDGRVIRLDSVSKLISPGARIGFLTGPQPMVQKILYKVMSSTSHPSGISQMLILSVLKKWGHEGFLTRMEDLRNLYREKSQQCIVHLNKHLRGLAEWAEPTGGMFIWIKILGITNTSDLVTKAYLKDALFVAGKVFQIDSSAPSQYIRASYAFATHEEMDKAFSRLAECLKEELSKKI, encoded by the exons TCGGACGCCGGTGGTATGAATCCGGATATTCTACGTCACATCCTGTCCCGATGGCGCCCCGAGGATGCCAAGGATCCTAGTAGCGATATTCCTAAATTACTGTACTGTGTTCCTACTGGAGGGAACCCAACTGGATCCGGTTTGACCCTGGAGCGGAAACAAGAGATCTACCGACTGGCCCAGGAGTACGACCTTATGATACTGGAGGACGACCCTTACTACTACATACAGTTCACCGAG CCTCTAGTTCCAAGCTTCCTGTCGCTGGACGTTGACGGGAGAGTGATAAGATTGGACTCTGTATCGAAACTCATTTCACCAGG GGCGAGAATTGGATTCCTGACTGGTCCACAGCCTATGGTACAAAAGATACTTTACAAAGTTATGTCTTCGACATCACACCCGAGCGGTATATCTCAG ATGTTAATACTTTCTGTACTAAAGAAATGGGGTCATGAAGGATTCCTGACTCGTATGGAAGATTTACGTAATCTGTACAGAGAGAAGAGCCAGCAGTGCATTGTGcatttaaataaacatttaagaG GCCTTGCAGAGTGGGCGGAGCCTACCGGAGGAATGTTTATCTGGATAAAAATTCTCGGTATTACAAACACGTCCGACTTGGTCACAAAGGCTTATCTAAAGGACGCTCTCTTTGTCGCCGGAAAAGTCTTCCAAATCGACAGCAGCGCCCCCTCCCAGTACATCAGAGCGTCGTATGCGTTCGCCACTCACGAGGAGATGGACAAA GCTTTCTCGAGACTAGCAGAATGTTTGAAGGAAGAATTATCGAAAAAGATCTAA